One part of the Mycobacteriales bacterium genome encodes these proteins:
- a CDS encoding chemotaxis protein CheW has protein sequence MTESADVAFDPETDAEHAAVVLRIGGGRYALAMSAVAEVGRPPVLTRVPGVPSWSAGVANWRGRILAVLDLRRLLGNESGSAFGGSRLVVASHEGITLGLLTDGVDGVITVPGDLDPPPVTLTDTAAALIAGQVLDAQGPIAVLNVAAVFRLRDSLPRVRRG, from the coding sequence GTGACCGAAAGCGCGGACGTCGCGTTCGACCCGGAGACCGACGCCGAGCACGCGGCCGTCGTCCTGCGGATCGGGGGCGGGCGCTACGCGCTGGCCATGTCGGCGGTGGCCGAGGTCGGCCGGCCCCCGGTCCTGACCCGGGTACCGGGCGTCCCGAGCTGGTCGGCCGGGGTGGCGAACTGGCGCGGCCGGATCCTCGCGGTGCTCGATCTGCGCCGGCTGCTCGGCAACGAGTCCGGGTCCGCGTTCGGCGGCTCGCGGTTGGTGGTGGCCAGCCACGAGGGGATCACGCTAGGCCTGCTGACCGATGGGGTCGACGGGGTGATCACGGTGCCTGGGGACCTCGATCCGCCCCCGGTGACGCTGACCGACACGGCAGCCGCACTGATCGCGGGTCAGGTCCTCGACGCGCAGGGCCCCATCGCGGTCCTGAACGTCGCCGCAGTGTTCCGGCTGCGCGACTCCCTGCCCCGGGTGCGACGCGGTTGA
- a CDS encoding methyl-accepting chemotaxis protein, translated as MDFSKRLTRVAAVATWGSLALATAAGFLLSRESGGLIRVHLQPFLIWNGLGLINAIALSVLPALHSVSSHVRDKITSYRVVLLSTDMIFVTGTLAVAGGVRGPFWILYIPVVLFAAVSMRQWQSMVFGALGSIGLLVGSAAAHTLALADAGWLVLIVPLFPMIAWFNGTLAGSVWTMRRFARDERDALQARVEDLSAALARAAEGDLAVSLDEQPATASSDEAVSTLSRSFAHTLSNLRSLVGQIRSGGEQIGAAAGELLATAEEHAASATQQSSAVSETTSTIEELAATAAQIAETAEAVARYAAETLRHAEEGRTAVSASVDAMDTIANRVDSIASRALSLGEKSQEIGRILEVIDDLADQTNLLALNAAIEAARAGEHGRGFAVVASEVRKLAERAQESTGQIQAIVSEIQTETNATIIASEEGAKEVRNGSTLARGVVDALERISGMVDETTTAAKEISIATQQQRSASDQVVAAMTQVSDVSRQYAVGSKQAAAAAAQLNVLAAELRASIAQFKVA; from the coding sequence GTGGACTTCTCCAAGCGGCTGACCCGGGTGGCGGCCGTCGCGACCTGGGGCAGCCTGGCGTTGGCAACGGCCGCCGGTTTCCTGCTGTCGCGCGAATCCGGTGGCCTCATCCGCGTGCACCTTCAGCCCTTCCTGATCTGGAACGGGCTCGGTCTGATCAACGCGATCGCGCTCAGCGTGCTGCCTGCGCTGCACTCGGTGAGCTCGCATGTCCGCGACAAGATCACCAGCTACCGGGTCGTCCTGCTCTCCACCGACATGATCTTCGTTACCGGCACCCTCGCGGTAGCGGGAGGGGTCCGTGGCCCGTTCTGGATCCTCTACATCCCGGTCGTGCTCTTCGCGGCCGTGAGCATGCGTCAGTGGCAGAGCATGGTCTTCGGTGCGCTCGGGTCGATCGGCTTGCTCGTCGGATCCGCGGCAGCACACACCCTGGCCCTCGCCGACGCCGGGTGGCTCGTCCTGATCGTGCCGCTGTTTCCGATGATCGCCTGGTTCAACGGCACGCTCGCCGGCTCCGTCTGGACCATGCGGCGCTTCGCCCGGGATGAGCGCGATGCGCTCCAGGCGCGGGTCGAGGACCTGTCCGCCGCCCTGGCCCGGGCCGCCGAAGGAGACCTCGCGGTCAGCCTCGACGAACAGCCCGCGACCGCGTCGTCGGACGAAGCGGTCTCCACCTTGTCCCGCTCCTTCGCCCACACGCTGTCGAACCTGCGATCCCTCGTCGGTCAGATCCGCTCCGGTGGCGAGCAGATCGGCGCGGCGGCCGGCGAGTTGCTGGCCACCGCCGAGGAGCACGCCGCTTCGGCCACCCAGCAGTCCTCCGCCGTGTCGGAGACCACCTCCACCATCGAGGAACTGGCCGCCACCGCGGCGCAGATCGCCGAGACGGCGGAGGCCGTCGCGCGCTACGCGGCGGAGACCCTCCGGCATGCGGAGGAGGGGCGCACCGCGGTCTCGGCCAGTGTGGACGCGATGGACACGATCGCGAACCGGGTCGACTCGATCGCCTCGCGGGCCCTCAGCCTCGGCGAGAAGAGCCAGGAGATCGGCCGGATCCTGGAGGTCATCGACGACCTGGCCGACCAGACGAACCTGCTCGCACTGAATGCGGCGATCGAAGCCGCGCGGGCCGGCGAGCACGGGCGCGGCTTCGCCGTTGTCGCGTCCGAGGTGCGAAAGCTCGCGGAACGGGCGCAGGAGTCGACCGGTCAGATCCAGGCGATCGTCAGCGAGATCCAGACCGAGACCAACGCGACGATCATCGCCAGCGAAGAAGGCGCCAAGGAGGTCCGCAACGGGTCGACCCTGGCGCGGGGCGTCGTGGACGCGCTCGAGCGGATCTCCGGCATGGTCGACGAGACGACGACCGCGGCGAAGGAGATCTCGATCGCCACCCAGCAGCAGCGCTCGGCTTCGGACCAGGTCGTTGCGGCCATGACCCAGGTCTCGGACGTTTCCCGGCAGTACGCGGTGGGATCCAAGCAGGCCGCGGCCGCCGCCGCCCAGCTCAACGTCCTCGCGGCCGAGTTGCGTGCCTCGATCGCCCAATTCAAAGTCGCCTGA
- a CDS encoding methyl-accepting chemotaxis protein: MRTRGARIAIPAPRGAPGRPPRPSLPVPRSLAREAAPGSAPPQPAVPAARPRAEPSPTAEYRARLLRIGELVTLGCLLLGTVAATVMVRLHASGPLSLAGLAGWGLLASSSALGLAIAASRPGPRRSRPGWAVMLGLLALHLAGLTGVVASTGGITGPYWVLFVPVVLLIGATVGTPAALSLGALASGGVYVAAWASHTALGGAGMLLIVMPLFPTAGWASSAFCVGARQAARDAAAHRAAIARDIDQLISLLDAVSAGDLTRVPSLPPDSPPETARLAVAFADTLLSLRRLTRRLAGVGGQLAASSGEVLRTAQGHADAVQHQHEAVRETASTMEQLAGTASVIAETAVRVADCARDTMAHVDAGTSAIQEAGVAMDAIAVRVDDITARARSLAERTRQIGVILAGIDALAVRTNRLALGAAIEAARAGEHGGGFRFVATEIRRLAERSREVTAEARRSLETVAGEADGTVRMGEGGAVDVAFGADRAALVALALRDVATEAAGTVAAAAEIALATRQQQVAADGVASAMVQLGTTSASYQEGSQRYLSSAGQLRALAEELRESLTGFKVA; this comes from the coding sequence ATGCGCACGCGCGGAGCTCGCATCGCCATCCCCGCTCCCCGCGGGGCGCCGGGCCGGCCGCCCCGCCCTTCCCTTCCGGTCCCCAGGTCGCTCGCACGGGAAGCCGCTCCCGGATCTGCGCCCCCCCAGCCCGCGGTCCCCGCCGCGCGGCCGCGGGCCGAGCCGAGCCCGACCGCCGAGTACCGGGCCCGGCTGCTCCGGATCGGTGAGCTCGTCACGCTCGGCTGCCTGTTGCTCGGCACCGTCGCGGCCACGGTCATGGTCCGCTTGCACGCGAGCGGCCCGCTGAGCCTGGCTGGATTGGCCGGGTGGGGGCTGCTCGCGTCCAGCTCGGCCCTCGGGCTGGCCATTGCCGCCTCCCGGCCCGGCCCGCGCCGCTCGCGTCCCGGATGGGCCGTCATGCTCGGACTGCTCGCCCTGCACCTCGCGGGTCTGACCGGCGTGGTGGCGAGCACCGGTGGGATAACGGGGCCCTACTGGGTGCTGTTCGTTCCGGTCGTGCTCCTGATCGGGGCCACCGTCGGGACACCGGCGGCGTTGAGCCTGGGCGCGCTGGCGTCAGGCGGCGTGTACGTGGCCGCCTGGGCATCGCATACGGCGCTCGGCGGCGCCGGCATGCTCCTCATCGTCATGCCGTTGTTTCCCACCGCCGGTTGGGCTTCGAGCGCCTTCTGCGTGGGCGCCCGGCAGGCGGCGCGGGACGCCGCCGCGCATCGCGCGGCCATCGCCCGCGACATCGACCAGTTGATCTCCCTGCTCGATGCCGTCTCCGCCGGTGACCTCACCCGAGTGCCGTCGTTGCCTCCCGATTCGCCGCCGGAGACCGCCCGGCTCGCGGTCGCCTTCGCCGACACGCTGCTCTCCTTGCGCCGGCTGACCCGCCGGCTTGCCGGGGTCGGCGGCCAGCTCGCCGCCAGTTCGGGCGAGGTGCTGCGGACGGCCCAGGGGCACGCCGACGCGGTGCAGCACCAGCACGAGGCGGTCCGGGAGACCGCGAGCACCATGGAACAGCTGGCCGGGACGGCGAGCGTCATCGCCGAAACCGCGGTGCGGGTGGCCGACTGTGCGCGCGACACGATGGCGCACGTCGACGCGGGGACCTCCGCGATTCAGGAGGCTGGCGTCGCGATGGACGCGATCGCCGTGCGGGTCGACGACATCACCGCCCGCGCGCGAAGCCTCGCCGAGCGCACCCGGCAGATCGGGGTCATCCTCGCCGGCATCGACGCCCTCGCGGTGCGAACGAATCGGCTTGCGCTCGGCGCGGCGATCGAGGCGGCCCGGGCCGGTGAGCACGGCGGGGGTTTCCGGTTCGTCGCGACCGAGATCCGTCGGCTGGCCGAGCGCTCGCGTGAGGTCACCGCCGAGGCCCGCCGCAGCCTGGAGACCGTCGCCGGCGAGGCTGACGGGACGGTCCGGATGGGGGAGGGCGGCGCGGTCGACGTCGCGTTCGGCGCCGACCGTGCGGCGTTGGTGGCCCTGGCCCTGCGCGACGTCGCCACCGAGGCCGCCGGGACCGTCGCCGCGGCCGCGGAGATCGCGCTGGCCACCCGGCAGCAGCAGGTGGCTGCGGACGGGGTGGCCTCGGCGATGGTTCAGCTCGGCACCACATCGGCGAGCTACCAGGAGGGTTCGCAGCGCTACCTGAGCTCCGCTGGGCAGCTGCGCGCCCTGGCGGAGGAACTGCGCGAGTCGCTCACCGGGTTCAAGGTCGCCTGA
- a CDS encoding response regulator: MAGWADDPELVATFRAEVEERLASLSAGLLQLEAHPAPRQVVAGLFRDAHTVKGSARMLGLDGVLHVAHLAEDLLGSLRDGRFEVRRDLVDLLLVACDGIARSMPGAVAPLAATDLVPLTDALRGAIAGDDPAQVPSLVTAEPDSAEDDEHDESVRARATDSVRVAAGKVYDLLDVVGEAELDVRRVERASGALVGLAQEQLRWVKALREALPGAGLPQDAELALHRLVGTGDALGNAAGDLRELVDEAHGRLAEVRDGAMSLAMVPVRRVVAAFPRLVRDVAATTGRDVRLVLTGQEVELDKQVLDGVADALKHLVINAVDHGCELPEVRAAAGKRTQATVTVAARSAGGTVVLEVSDDGAGVDEDEVRAAAVRHGLIPADSTVNGPALLQLLFAPALSTSRVVTETSGRGVGLDVVRLAVEDLGGSVEVNTVPGRGTSFVLTLPVTLGVLRCLVARVGDERYAIPVPGVAESIGLRNAEIHQVAGTAVVVRHGMSVPLLDLGRALDVAGERAPTAALVVRHGERLVAWAVDRLEGELELVVKDLGPFLGRLPLVTGATIDSDGSVVCLLDLRELGDRVTGGTGGLGSSMPVEREAGDTPAIKPARILVVEDSVGVRELERVILQGAGYEVVTAVDGLEGAAQLREDPVDLVLSDIEMPGMDGFALTRTIRRTPRWEQVPVIIMTSRGDEADQRAGLEAGADAYLLKGQFDQAQLVDTVRRLLGR, from the coding sequence ATGGCTGGCTGGGCTGACGATCCCGAGCTCGTCGCGACGTTCCGCGCCGAGGTCGAGGAACGCCTGGCGTCGCTGTCCGCCGGCCTGCTGCAACTCGAGGCCCACCCCGCGCCGCGCCAGGTGGTCGCCGGACTGTTCCGGGACGCACATACCGTCAAGGGCTCGGCCCGGATGCTCGGCCTGGACGGCGTCCTGCACGTCGCCCACCTGGCCGAGGATTTGCTCGGATCGTTGCGAGACGGCCGGTTCGAGGTTCGCCGGGACCTGGTCGACCTGCTGCTCGTCGCCTGTGACGGCATCGCGCGGTCCATGCCGGGTGCGGTCGCGCCGCTGGCCGCGACGGATCTCGTTCCGCTGACCGACGCGTTGCGTGGCGCGATCGCCGGGGACGACCCGGCGCAGGTCCCATCGCTCGTCACGGCCGAGCCGGACTCGGCCGAGGATGACGAGCATGACGAGAGCGTGCGGGCTCGGGCCACGGATTCGGTCCGGGTCGCGGCCGGAAAGGTCTACGACCTGCTCGACGTCGTCGGCGAGGCGGAGCTCGATGTGCGCCGGGTGGAGCGGGCAAGCGGCGCTTTGGTCGGGCTCGCTCAGGAGCAGCTTCGGTGGGTCAAGGCGCTCCGGGAGGCGCTTCCCGGCGCCGGGCTCCCGCAGGACGCCGAGTTGGCCCTGCACCGGCTCGTGGGGACCGGTGACGCGCTCGGCAATGCGGCCGGCGATCTTCGGGAGTTGGTCGACGAGGCGCATGGCCGGCTGGCGGAGGTGCGCGACGGGGCAATGAGCCTCGCGATGGTGCCGGTCCGCCGGGTGGTGGCCGCGTTCCCGCGCCTGGTCCGGGACGTTGCCGCAACGACCGGACGGGATGTCCGGTTGGTGCTGACCGGGCAGGAGGTCGAACTCGACAAGCAGGTGCTCGACGGCGTCGCCGATGCGCTCAAGCACCTCGTCATCAATGCGGTCGATCACGGCTGCGAGCTACCTGAGGTGCGGGCCGCCGCCGGCAAGCGGACCCAGGCGACGGTCACCGTCGCGGCCCGAAGCGCCGGAGGGACGGTGGTGCTCGAAGTCAGCGACGACGGCGCCGGCGTCGACGAGGACGAGGTGCGCGCCGCCGCGGTACGCCACGGACTGATACCCGCCGACTCGACGGTCAACGGCCCCGCCCTGCTACAGCTGCTGTTCGCCCCGGCGCTGTCCACCTCCCGGGTTGTTACCGAGACCTCCGGTCGCGGCGTTGGGCTTGACGTGGTGCGGCTCGCCGTCGAGGACCTGGGAGGCAGCGTCGAGGTGAACACCGTGCCCGGCCGCGGCACTTCTTTCGTGCTCACCCTTCCGGTGACCCTCGGCGTGCTGCGCTGCCTCGTCGCTCGGGTGGGCGACGAGCGTTACGCGATCCCGGTTCCGGGCGTGGCCGAGTCGATCGGCTTGCGTAACGCCGAGATCCACCAGGTCGCCGGTACCGCCGTCGTCGTGCGGCATGGCATGTCGGTGCCACTGCTCGACCTCGGTCGGGCTCTAGACGTGGCCGGCGAGCGTGCCCCGACCGCCGCGCTCGTCGTTCGCCACGGCGAACGGCTCGTGGCCTGGGCCGTCGACCGGCTCGAAGGCGAGCTCGAGCTGGTAGTCAAGGACCTCGGACCTTTCCTGGGTCGGCTGCCGTTGGTGACGGGGGCGACGATCGACAGCGACGGAAGCGTCGTCTGCCTGCTCGACCTGCGCGAGCTCGGCGACCGGGTCACCGGCGGTACCGGCGGGCTGGGGAGTTCGATGCCAGTCGAGCGCGAGGCCGGCGATACCCCGGCGATAAAGCCCGCGCGTATCCTCGTCGTCGAGGATTCGGTTGGAGTCCGGGAGCTCGAGCGGGTCATCCTCCAGGGAGCTGGCTACGAGGTGGTCACCGCCGTCGACGGGCTCGAAGGGGCGGCGCAGTTGCGTGAGGACCCGGTCGACCTCGTCCTGTCCGACATCGAGATGCCCGGCATGGACGGCTTCGCGCTCACCCGAACCATCCGCCGCACACCGCGCTGGGAGCAGGTGCCGGTGATCATCATGACGTCGCGCGGTGACGAAGCCGACCAGCGGGCCGGTCTGGAAGCCGGCGCCGACGCCTACCTGCTCAAAGGCCAGTTCGACCAGGCCCAGCTCGTCGACACCGTCCGCCGGTTGCTCGGCCGCTGA